CGACCTGACGCGACGACCGGCCCGAGCAGATCACCATGTGATCGGCAATCGAGGACCGACCGCGCAGATCGATCGAAACGATGTCTTCCGCCTTGTCGTCGTCGAGGGAAGACAGCACGAGCGCCAGCACCTGATCGCTCGTTTCGGCATCCGTGACATTCATGGTCATGGCTGCCACCGGTGCACCCGAAGCGACGGGCGCGGCATTGAGATGAGACAGGACATTGTCCTCCGAAACTCCACACGCCACTAACCCCGGGCGCCAGGTCGAAGCCAAACCTAACATCGCGGGGGCGAAATCTCAACCGATGGGCGACAGAATTGCTGAAGCCGTGGCAAAGGGTGTCACATCGCGGCCAATTTCCTTGCGTCAAGACCCGCCTTGGCCTATATCGCGGCCATGATCCGCATCTTCGACATGGACGATCGCGCCCGGCTTCGGGAACGCTTTTACGGCGAAA
This DNA window, taken from Rhodobacter capsulatus SB 1003, encodes the following:
- the rsfS gene encoding ribosome silencing factor; the protein is MLGLASTWRPGLVACGVSEDNVLSHLNAAPVASGAPVAAMTMNVTDAETSDQVLALVLSSLDDDKAEDIVSIDLRGRSSIADHMVICSGRSSRQVGAIAEKLTERLKEAFGRSCKIEGKDQGDWVLIDATDVIVHVFRPEVREFYQLEKMWMPTGAKV